The Tropicibacter oceani DNA segment ACGTCTCTGCCGACGACATTCCCGTCGTGGCCTTCTCGGTCGGCGAAGAGGAACTGTCGGGTCTGGATACCAGCAACCTTGTCGGTCACCTGGCCGCCTGGAACTATTTCCAGTCTGCCGACACCCCGGCCAACACCGAATGGGTCGCCAAGTGGAAGGCCCGCATGGGCGAAGATCGCGTGACCAACGACCCGATGGAGGCACACTACATCGGCTTCAACATGTGGGTGAACGCCGTGACCGATGCCGGAACCACCGATGTCGATGCCGTGCGCACCGCCATGTACGGCCAGGAATTTCCGAACCTGACCGGCGGCACCGCCGTGATGCTGCCGAACCATCACCTGTCCAAGCCGGTGCTGATCGGTGAAATCCAGGCCGATGGTCAGTTCGACATCATCAGCCAGACCGAGCCGGTCCCCGGCGACGCCTGGACCGACTTCCTGCCGGAATCGGCGGTCCTGACCTCGGATTGGAAAGACCTCGGCTGCGGCATGTACAACACCCAGACCGAAACCTGCGTTCAGATCAAATCCAATTACTGATCTGAACAGACCGGGGCGCGCGTCTCCCTCGTGCGCCCCGCCTTTTACGGAAAGCCCCCATGTTACGCGCGCTTATCGCCTTTTGCCTGCTGGTCCTGACGGGCCTGTCCAGCCCTGCCGCGGCGCAGGATCTTCAGACCCTTCTGCAAACCCATGCGGACGAAGTGGCCAAGCCCGGCCGCCAAAGCGTGGACGTCGTGATCGACGATCTCATGGCTTCGGGGTTGCCGCAGGTGCAGGAGTTCCTTGAACGCTGGCAGGCGCGCGAGGTGGTGCAGGACGAGGCGACAGGCCTGTTCTACTATGCCGACCCCCTGACCGATATCGACAGCGGCCAGCCCGTCACCCTGACGGATGCCAGCCTGAGCGCGATCAAACCGAATGGCGGCGTTCGCAAGGTGATCGGCGGCGCGCTGGTGCAGTTCCAGCTGTCCGACCCCGATATCGCCAAACGCACCGAGGCGCTGAACGCCATCGCCCGCGCGCCTTCGGGCGACCAGATCGAACCGCTCGAGGCGTCATTGCAGGGCGAAACGGACGCGGCGCTGCTGGCCCGTAAACAGGGCGTCGTCGACATGCTCAAGGCGCGCTATGGCGAGACGACCGAAGTTCGCGTCGCGGCCATCGAAAACCTTGCCGGCGGCGTCAGCGTCGAGGCCCGCGCCACCCTGAACCAGATCCTGGCCACCACGGCCGGGGTCGCCAGGGACCTGCCGCAAGGCGTCAATATCGCCCGCGTCCTGACCCTGGGCAAAGACCTGACCGAGGCCGAAGCCTTTGGCCGCCTGGTCGATGCCGGTCTGACCCCCGCCCGCATTTCCAACGCCGCCATCAAGGAGGCGCTGGCTGCCCATATCGACGGCGGTGCGGTCGCGGGCATCCCGGTGCACGATTTGGGCACGCTCGATCGCCGGTTCGAGGCCTATGCAAGGCTTGCCGATCAGGGGCTTGTCCCGCCGACCGTCACCGACGATCAGGCCGCCGCAACCATGGCCCAGTACCAATTCTACGAAACCTATGCCGAGCCGGACGCCGAGGTGACCGCCGCCGCCCTGCGCGTTCTGGACAGCATCGAACGCAGTGTCGCGATCAACCAGACGGCTGACCTGGCGCTGGACGCGATCAGCCTTGCCTCGATCTATTTCCTCGCGGCCATCGGGCTTGCCATCATCTTTGGCGTGATGGGCGTGATCAACATGGCGCATGGCGAATTCATCATGATGGGCGCCTACACCGGCTATGTCATGCAGCAGATCATCCCCGACTATACCCTGTCGCTGGTGGTCGCACTGCCGGTCGCCTTTGCCGTGACCTTTGGCGCGGGCGTCGCGATGGAACGGCTGGTGATCCGCCACCTCTATCACCGTCCGCTGGAAACATTGCTGGCCACCTTCGGCATTTCCATCGCGCTGCAACAATTGGCCAAGAACATCTTTGGCACCCAGGCCCGTCCGCTGACCTCGCCGGGCTGGCTGGACGGCGCGCTGGTTTTCAACGAAGTCGTGCAGATCAGCTATATCCGCATCGCGATCTTTGTCCTTGCCCTGATCTTCCTTGGCCTGATCCTGTTCATCCTGAACAAGACGCGGTTGGGGCTCGAAGTGCGCGCCGTCACGCAAAACCCCGGCATGGCCGCCTCGATGGGCATCAACCCCGACCGCATCAACATGCTGACCTTCGGCCTTGGCTCCGGCATCGCCGGGATCGCCGGCGTCGCCATTGGCCTCTATGCCAAGGTGACCTCGGAAATGGGCGCCGATTACATCGTGCAAAGCTTCATGACCGTGGTGGTTGGCGGCGTTGGCAACGTCTGGGGCACGCTTGCGGGCGCCTCCATGATCGGCAGCCTGCAAAAGGGGATCGAGTTCCTCAACCCCTCGAACACCCTGGCCGCGCAAACCTACATGATCCTCTTCATCATCCTGTTCATCCAGTTCCGACCCAAGGGCATCGTCGCCCTCAAGGGCCGCGCGGCGGAGGCATAAATGACCGACATCCCTGCTTCCATTGGCTCCAAATATCCTGGGGGTCCGGGGGCAAAGCCCCCGGCCGGTCGCGGCGCCGCGTGCCGCGAAACCCCGCGCACAACCTTCATCGCGCAGAACCCGTCGGTTCTGTGGTTCCTGCTGGCGCTGGCGCTGTTCACCCTGGGCGTCACCGTCCTGTCCGAGGCAACCGGCGCGGCGATCCTATCCACCTCTTTCGTCAAGACCCTGGGCAAGACGCTGTGCCTGTGCCTTGTCGCCATCGCCATGGATGTGGTCTGGGGCTACTGCGGTATCCTGTCGCTTGGCCACATGGCGTTCTTCGGCATCGGCGGCTATGCCATCGGCCAATGGCTGATGTACGCCCGGACCGAACTCATCGTCACCAAAAGCCTGTCCGCCGCTGCCATCCCCCCGACAGAGCAAGAGGTGGTCGACGCCATCGGCACGCAGATCTTTGGCGTTGTCGGCAGTTCCGAATTCCCGACGATCTGGGCCTTTTCCGACAGCCTGTTCCTGCAGCTGCTGATGGTCATCGCGGTCCCGGGCCTGCTGGCGCTGGTCTTTGGCTGGCTGGCCTTCCGCAGCCGCGTCACCGGCGTCTACCTGTCCATCCTGACCCAGGCGATGACGCTGGCCCTGTCGCTCTACCTGTTCCAGAACGACAGCGGGTTGCGCGGCAACAACGGGCTTTCGGGCCTGCAAAACATCCCCGGCTTTGAACAGACCTCGCAGGCGACGCTGTCGATCGCCTTCTTCTGGGCCTCGGCGCTGGCGCTGGGGCTTGGCTATGTACTCTTCGCCTGGATCACCACGGGCAAGATGGGATCGGTCGTTCGCGGCATCCGCGATGACGAGGCGCGCGTGCGCTTCCTTGGCTACCACGTCGAAAGCTACAAACTGTTCGTTTTCACTGTCACCGCCATCGTCGCGGGCATCGCCGGCGCGCTGTATTATCCGCAGGCGGGCATCATCAACCCGGCGGAAATCGCGCCCATCGCCTCGATCTACCTTGCGGTCTGGGTCGCCATCGGCGGGCGCGGGCGGCTCTATGGCGCGGTGATTGGCGCGGCCTTTGTATCCTTGCTGTCCAGCTGGTTCACCGGCGGCGGCGCGCCCGACATCAACCTTGGGTTCTACACCATCAACTGGACCGACTGGTGGCTGGTGCTGCTGGGGCTCAGCTTTGTCGCCGTCACGCTGTTCGCGCCCAAGGGCATTGGCGGGCTGTTCGATCTGATCATGTTGCGCAAGACGCCCGACAGGCAGGGCGATTATGGCCCGGACAAGGGCGCCAAACGCGCCGAGGAGGGCTCGGAATGACTTTGCTTGAAATGTCCGGCGTCTCGGTTTCCTTCGACGGGTTCAAGGCGATCAACAACCTGTCCTTCCAGATCGGAGAGCCGGAGATGCGCGCCATCATCGGCCCCAACGGCGCGGGCAAGACCACCTTCATGGACATCATCACCGGCAAGACCCGGCCCGACGAAGGCCGCGTGATCTTTGGCGAAAAATCCGTTTCCCTGCTGAAGATGAGCGAAAGCCACATCGCCCGCGCCGGGATCGGCCGCAAGTTTCAGAAACCCACGGTCTTCGAGGCGCAATCGGTGCGCGAAAACCTGGCCATGGCGTTGAAGAACCCGCGCGGTCCCTTCGATGTGCTGCTTTATCGCAAATCCGCCAAGGGCGCCGGTCGGATCGAAGAAATTGCCGGTGAAGTCGGCCTGACCGACCACCTGACCCGCCCCGCAGGCGAGCTGAGCCACGGTCAGAAACAATGGTTGGAAATCGGCATGCTGCTGGCGCAGGAACCGCGCCTGTTGCTGGTCGATGAACCCGCCGCCGGCATGACCCCGGCAGAGCGCGAACACACCACTGACCTGCTGAAACGACTGGCGCAAAAGCACGCGGTTGTCGTGGTCGAACACGACATGGAGTTCGTCCGCCGCCTGAACTGCAAGGTCACGGTCCTGCACGAAGGGTCGGTCCTCGCCGAAGGCTCACTGGACCATGTGACCAAGAACAAGGACGTCATCGACGTCTACCTGGGGCGCTAAGATATGCTGGAAATCAAAGACCTGACCCTGCGCTATGGCCAAAGCCAGATCCTGCACGGCATTTCCCTGACCGCCGAGGCGGGGCAGGTCACAGGCGTCATGGGCACCAATGGCGTGGGCAAGACCTCGCTGCTCAAGGCCATCGCCGGGCGGCATCCCTTCACCGGCGGCACAATATCGCTGAATGGTCAGGACCTTGGTCACCCCACCGCCTTTTCCGCCGCCAAGGCGGGCATCGCCTATGTGCCACAGGGCCGCGAAGTCTTTCCCCTGATGACGGTCATGGAAAACCTCGAAACCGGCTTTGCCTGCCTGCCGCGCAGCGATCACAAGATCCCCGAGCGGATCTTTGACCTGTTCCCGATCCTCAAGGAATTCCTGCACCGGCGCGGCGGCGATCTGTCGGGCGGTCAGCAACAGCAGCTTGCCATCGCCCGCGCCCTGATCACCCGCCCCAAGGTGCTGCTGCTGGACGAGCCGACCGAAGGCATCCAGCCCAGCATCATCAAGCAGATCGGCCGCGTCATCGAAGTGCTGCGCGACGAAGGCGAGATCGCCATCATCCTGGTCGAACAATACTTCGACTTCGCCGTCGGCCTGGCTGACCAGGTCTTTGCCATGAACCGCGGGCAAGTCAGCTTTGAAACCCAAAACCCGCAACAGGATCGCGCCGCGCTGCTGGAAAGCGTGTCGATCTAACCTCTTCTTCTTGGCGAAAATACTCCGGGGGAGCGCGCAGCGCGGGGGCAGAGCCCCCTTATGCCTTCAACCGATACCCCCGGCGGAACATCGTCCAGGCCAGGGCGCAGACCGCCAGCGTCGCCCCCAGGGCCACGACAAACCCAAGCAGCGGATCGCTGTCCGACACTCCGATGATCCCCCAGCGCGCCCCGTCGATCAGGTAAAAGACCGGGTTCACATGGGTGATCTGGTACAGCACCGGGGGCAGCGCCTCGACCGAATAGAAGGTACCGGACAGAAAGGCCAAGGGGGTGATGACGAAATTGGTGATCGCCGCCATCTGGTCGAACTTGTTGGCAAAGATCCCCGCGATCATGCCCAGCGCCGACAGGAACGCCGCGCCCAGAATGACGAATGCCAGCATCGCCAGCGGGTGCGCCGGGACGATCCCCAGCGTCAGCGCCAGCGCGATGGCGATGGCCAGCGCCACCACCAGCCCGCGCGCCACGCCGCCCGCCAGATAGCCCAGCACCATTTCGCCCGCCGACAGCGGCGGCATCAGCGTATCGACGATGTTGCCCTGCACCTTGGAAATCACCAGCGAACTGGATGTATTGGCAAAGGCGTTCTGGATCACCGTCATCATCAGGATGCCCGGCGCGATAAAGGTGGTGAACGGCACGCCCATCACATCCCCGCGCTGCGGGCCGATGGCGATCGAGAAAATCACCATGAACAGCCCTGCCGTCACCAGCGGCGCCAGCAGGGTTTGTGTCCAGACGTTGGCGAACCGCAATATCTCGCGCAGGGCCAAGGTATAAAGACCCAGCCAGTTCACGCGGCCAAAGCGGCGGGTTCCGGGGGCAAAGCTGTCGTTCTGCGGCATGGGGCCTCCTTGCGGTTTGAGCGCCTTGTAACTTGCTTTGTGATGTTTAGAATAGGGGTAACCCGGAAACGACAGGCGGCCCGCATGGCGGCGCCGCTTTTTTCAGTAGGAATTGCCATGTCCTGGACCGATGAACGCGTCGAGCTGCTCAAAAAGATGTGGGGCGAAGGCCAATCCGCAAGCCAGATCGCCAAGGAACTGGGTGGTGTCACGCGCAACGCGGTGATCGGCAAGGTGCATCGCCTTGGCCTGTCCAACCGCGCGGGCGGTGGTGCTGCGACGCCTCCGACAAAGGCCGAGGCAAAGCCGAAGGCGAAGCCCGAGGCCAAGGCCAAGCCGGTCAAGAAACCAGAGCCGGCGCCAGCCGAGGTTGCCGATCAAGAGCCCGAGGCCAAGCCCGCCGCTGCGGCACCGGCGCCCCAGCCGATCAGCCCGGCGCGCAAACAGATCATTCCCGCAGGCCAGCCGCTGCCGCCGCAACCTTCGGCGAACGAGATCAGCCCAGAGGCGTTGGCCAAGGTCAGTGCTATTGAAAAGAAAGCAAAAAAGCTGACCTTGATGGAGCTGACCGAGCGCACCTGCAAGTGGCCCGTGGGTGACCCTGCGACCGATGATTTCTGGTTCTGCGGCCTGCCCGTGCAACAGGGCAAACCCTATTGCGAGGCGCACGTGGGCGTGGCGTTCCAGCCGATGTCGTCGCGCCGCGACCGCCGCCGGTAAACACCGTCCAAAAACCCATCGCACACCACGGTTAACGGGCCTTCGCGGCCCGTTTTTCGTGGTCGCAGCCCGGATGCGGGTGCAGGTTCGGTCCCCCCACCGTTTGGTGCAGATTGCAAACCCCGTACCCGGCGCGAAAAACACGCGGATCAGCGCTGTGTTACGATTCGCGGCGTGTTTGCTACAGATTGATCGCCGCCGGGCGCAAATGCGCCCTGACGTTGCGTCGCAAATGGTTAACGGCGCGAATTCCTATTCTTTGCGCCCGACCAGACCAGCCATGACCGCCGCCGCGATGGCGGTGATGATCCAGCCCGACAGCTGGACGATCCAGCCCGTCCAATACCCGATCTTGCCCCATATCCCGCGCAGGGGCGAAGGCGCCCAGGTGGTTTCCTGCCCCAAGGCTTCGAGCGGGACGAAAAGATCGACGGCGTAAAGGAAGGGGTGGAAGGTGGTGTAATCCTGTTCCGTCGCGCTGCCCGGCCAGGCCAGTTGCGGCAGCGGGCCAGCGCCATTGTCATAGGCAGCGACCGCGCCGGTCCAGTCGCCCGAGGTCAGGACCACGTCCGAGGTCGGGGCCATCTGGCCGTGGTCATAGGCCTGCGCATAAAGCGCCCAGTTCAGCCCGA contains these protein-coding regions:
- the urtB gene encoding urea ABC transporter permease subunit UrtB, with translation MLRALIAFCLLVLTGLSSPAAAQDLQTLLQTHADEVAKPGRQSVDVVIDDLMASGLPQVQEFLERWQAREVVQDEATGLFYYADPLTDIDSGQPVTLTDASLSAIKPNGGVRKVIGGALVQFQLSDPDIAKRTEALNAIARAPSGDQIEPLEASLQGETDAALLARKQGVVDMLKARYGETTEVRVAAIENLAGGVSVEARATLNQILATTAGVARDLPQGVNIARVLTLGKDLTEAEAFGRLVDAGLTPARISNAAIKEALAAHIDGGAVAGIPVHDLGTLDRRFEAYARLADQGLVPPTVTDDQAAATMAQYQFYETYAEPDAEVTAAALRVLDSIERSVAINQTADLALDAISLASIYFLAAIGLAIIFGVMGVINMAHGEFIMMGAYTGYVMQQIIPDYTLSLVVALPVAFAVTFGAGVAMERLVIRHLYHRPLETLLATFGISIALQQLAKNIFGTQARPLTSPGWLDGALVFNEVVQISYIRIAIFVLALIFLGLILFILNKTRLGLEVRAVTQNPGMAASMGINPDRINMLTFGLGSGIAGIAGVAIGLYAKVTSEMGADYIVQSFMTVVVGGVGNVWGTLAGASMIGSLQKGIEFLNPSNTLAAQTYMILFIILFIQFRPKGIVALKGRAAEA
- the urtC gene encoding urea ABC transporter permease subunit UrtC codes for the protein MTDIPASIGSKYPGGPGAKPPAGRGAACRETPRTTFIAQNPSVLWFLLALALFTLGVTVLSEATGAAILSTSFVKTLGKTLCLCLVAIAMDVVWGYCGILSLGHMAFFGIGGYAIGQWLMYARTELIVTKSLSAAAIPPTEQEVVDAIGTQIFGVVGSSEFPTIWAFSDSLFLQLLMVIAVPGLLALVFGWLAFRSRVTGVYLSILTQAMTLALSLYLFQNDSGLRGNNGLSGLQNIPGFEQTSQATLSIAFFWASALALGLGYVLFAWITTGKMGSVVRGIRDDEARVRFLGYHVESYKLFVFTVTAIVAGIAGALYYPQAGIINPAEIAPIASIYLAVWVAIGGRGRLYGAVIGAAFVSLLSSWFTGGGAPDINLGFYTINWTDWWLVLLGLSFVAVTLFAPKGIGGLFDLIMLRKTPDRQGDYGPDKGAKRAEEGSE
- the urtD gene encoding urea ABC transporter ATP-binding protein UrtD, giving the protein MTLLEMSGVSVSFDGFKAINNLSFQIGEPEMRAIIGPNGAGKTTFMDIITGKTRPDEGRVIFGEKSVSLLKMSESHIARAGIGRKFQKPTVFEAQSVRENLAMALKNPRGPFDVLLYRKSAKGAGRIEEIAGEVGLTDHLTRPAGELSHGQKQWLEIGMLLAQEPRLLLVDEPAAGMTPAEREHTTDLLKRLAQKHAVVVVEHDMEFVRRLNCKVTVLHEGSVLAEGSLDHVTKNKDVIDVYLGR
- the urtE gene encoding urea ABC transporter ATP-binding subunit UrtE, producing the protein MLEIKDLTLRYGQSQILHGISLTAEAGQVTGVMGTNGVGKTSLLKAIAGRHPFTGGTISLNGQDLGHPTAFSAAKAGIAYVPQGREVFPLMTVMENLETGFACLPRSDHKIPERIFDLFPILKEFLHRRGGDLSGGQQQQLAIARALITRPKVLLLDEPTEGIQPSIIKQIGRVIEVLRDEGEIAIILVEQYFDFAVGLADQVFAMNRGQVSFETQNPQQDRAALLESVSI
- a CDS encoding ABC transporter permease; this translates as MPQNDSFAPGTRRFGRVNWLGLYTLALREILRFANVWTQTLLAPLVTAGLFMVIFSIAIGPQRGDVMGVPFTTFIAPGILMMTVIQNAFANTSSSLVISKVQGNIVDTLMPPLSAGEMVLGYLAGGVARGLVVALAIAIALALTLGIVPAHPLAMLAFVILGAAFLSALGMIAGIFANKFDQMAAITNFVITPLAFLSGTFYSVEALPPVLYQITHVNPVFYLIDGARWGIIGVSDSDPLLGFVVALGATLAVCALAWTMFRRGYRLKA
- a CDS encoding GcrA family cell cycle regulator, encoding MSWTDERVELLKKMWGEGQSASQIAKELGGVTRNAVIGKVHRLGLSNRAGGGAATPPTKAEAKPKAKPEAKAKPVKKPEPAPAEVADQEPEAKPAAAAPAPQPISPARKQIIPAGQPLPPQPSANEISPEALAKVSAIEKKAKKLTLMELTERTCKWPVGDPATDDFWFCGLPVQQGKPYCEAHVGVAFQPMSSRRDRRR